CCTCGTTGGTGATCTCGTTGATTTCTCCGCGCAGATCGCTTTCGGATGCGGAATCGAGCGCGGCGAGATTGAGGCTTTCCAATAGTTCGCGGTGCAGTTCGAGTTTCAACTCGCCCATTCGCTCCTTGCGCTTTTGTTCCTTGTCGTCGGGGGCTGCGCGGGCATCGGATTTTTGCGACGGACGGCGCAACGATGCTGCCGCGGCAGGTGCTGCCGCAGCTTGAGCGGCTTTCGCCGCAGCCAGATCCGTGACTTTAGTGCCGGGTTTTGCTGCCGACTTGCCATCTTCGTTAGGCTTTTTGTAACGCGAGAACATGAGCGATTATTCCTTATTTCAAGCCGCTTCGGCGTCGTCTTGGCCAAGAGCGTGCAGGCTGGCCGCGAGCTTGGCAATTTCCTTACGCAGCGGGTTTTTTGCGGCGGAGGTCGCAAGCGGCAGCCCGTTATCGGCGGATTGCATCACCGGTTTGCCACCGTCGGGCAATTGCAGTTCGATCGACAGATCGAGGCTTTCGGAAAGCCGCTTGACCCGTGATTTGCCGTTCAGGTCAGTGAATTTCGGTGCACGGTTCAAGACATAGCGCAGCTTTTCAACCGGCAGTTCCTCAGCCAGAAGCGCGCGCTTGAGGCGCAAGGTATTTTGTGCCGAGCGCATCTCCATTTCGAGCGTGGCGAAATAGACGTGAGCGGCATTGAGAACCAGCTCGGACCATTGAACCAGTGTAGAAGGCATGTCGATCACGACGTAGTCGAAATGGCTTGTTGCAATATCAAGTATGCGGCGCAGATCATCCGAGGTGATCAGGTCAAGCGGCAACATCTCGGGCGGGGCAGTGAGCACCGAGAGTGTGTCTTCATATTTGACGAGCGCCTGTTTAAATACATCGTCATCCATCGTTTCCGTGTCAGTGAGCATCTCATAGACGGCTTCACGCCTGGGCAGGTCGAGATAAGTCGAAACCGCGCCGAACTGAAGATCGAGATCCATCAGGCACACTTTTGGAGAATCAGTCTTGCTAATGGTTGCCAGCTCCCATGCAAGATTAACCGCAAGCGTCGTAGCGCCCGTGCCGCCAGCAAGCCCGTGTACGGCAATAATTACGCCATCGTGGCCGCCTTGACTCGCCGTGTTGGCGGTGGGGACGGGTTGAGCGGCAACCGGGGCGGGCATTGCGGGCGTGCGAATCCGCTCGATGGCGGCTTTGAGTTCACCTTCTGGAAGAGGGTAGGGCACGAATTCATCGGCCCCTTGACGCAGAAGCTGATGCAGGGCCGCGGGGCTTACATCTTCGGCAATCAGGATAACCTTGATTCCCTTGTCCATCGCGCCTTCGATGATTTCGCCAAGCATGACGAGCTTTTCCTCGTCTTTCTCGTCGATCGCCAAGGCGATGAATTCCAGCGTTTCGGCTTCCGGTTGGCCAAAAAAGGCTTTTGCTTCTGCAAAACCAAGATCGCCCCATGCTTCGCCGACAGCCGTTTCCATATCTTCGATCAGCAGATCGAAATTCTGAACATCACGGCTTATGGTGCAGGCCACCAGCGGGCTGGCGTCGGGGTGCGGGCTCTCGTTACTCGTCATCGCCTCTTGTCCTTCATGTATTCGGGAGGGTGGCGAGGGGGCGTATCGAATCGCCCCGCAAAACCACCTTTCCCGGCCCGTCTTCTGCTCGGGCACAGGTTTTCTTCCTGTGCAATTTCGTGGAAAACTGGGGCAACAATAGGGCTAAAAAACCGAATTTATGCGATATCTCGGGAGAAAGCGGCAGTAGAGGACAGGCGCACGACCTAATTTCAACCAGAGAGATCGGACCAATTTGCCGGGGTCCGCCCGGATTGTGCACTGACAGACGGAAAAGGCCCGGCGCGAACCGGGCCTTTTGAGATCTCGACTTGAGATTGCTTACTTATCAGTCTGGAAATCCTTGCCGGTGATGTGCGTAAGCCCGGTTGGGGCGACGGCACTGGCAACGTAATCGCGGTAAATGATTTGAGCGTATTTGCCATCGAGCACGGATTGGTTGTTACGCACGAAGCCTGTTACTTCCGTCATCGCGCGGCGGTTCCGACGTTCGCGAGATTGCGTGTTGATCACCAAACGCGTTTCACCGAAGGAAGTGACCGCTTCAAGCCGTGAGCGGGAGATGCCTTGACTGGAGAGGAACCGAACGACGGCCTGTGCCCGGCGCATTCCAAGGCGTTTGTTATAGGCATTGGTACCCGGTGCGTCCGCATAGCCGAAGACGCGGAAGCGCACTTCGGGGAACGCCCGAATCCACCCGGCCTGCTGGCGCAGGGTATCGCGGGCACCGGCATCGAGCTGCGCGGAATCGAATGCAAAGGTGACCCGATCAGGTACTTCTTGCGAGAACCGTTTGGCCAGACTGTAAACATAGGAGCGTTCACCCGACATGATCTGCGTATTCATCATCGTGGCATTGCCGAAATTGCCTTGATCGATGCCGGAACCTGCTTCGTTGTAGGAAGATGTGCAGGCGGCGAGGGCCAGAAGGCCGATGGGTCCGATAAGTTTTATCATATGCTTTTGCCTCAACATCATATCAATCCATCACGTAGCCGTAGGAGCCGCTGAAGTCCTGCTTGGCAACTTCGCCAGCTGCACCTCGGGTGGGTGGGTGTGCATTGCGCACGACCTTACCGTTGAGGAACAGATCCTTCTCACTTGGTGGGCGGATCTTGTCAGTCGGCAGGGCTAGTGCTTCGCCGCGTGTTGGCGTGACGAGATGGGCCGTGACGATGAT
This is a stretch of genomic DNA from Aquicoccus sp. G2-2. It encodes these proteins:
- a CDS encoding AAA family ATPase; this encodes MTSNESPHPDASPLVACTISRDVQNFDLLIEDMETAVGEAWGDLGFAEAKAFFGQPEAETLEFIALAIDEKDEEKLVMLGEIIEGAMDKGIKVILIAEDVSPAALHQLLRQGADEFVPYPLPEGELKAAIERIRTPAMPAPVAAQPVPTANTASQGGHDGVIIAVHGLAGGTGATTLAVNLAWELATISKTDSPKVCLMDLDLQFGAVSTYLDLPRREAVYEMLTDTETMDDDVFKQALVKYEDTLSVLTAPPEMLPLDLITSDDLRRILDIATSHFDYVVIDMPSTLVQWSELVLNAAHVYFATLEMEMRSAQNTLRLKRALLAEELPVEKLRYVLNRAPKFTDLNGKSRVKRLSESLDLSIELQLPDGGKPVMQSADNGLPLATSAAKNPLRKEIAKLAASLHALGQDDAEAA
- a CDS encoding OmpA family protein, with amino-acid sequence MIKLIGPIGLLALAACTSSYNEAGSGIDQGNFGNATMMNTQIMSGERSYVYSLAKRFSQEVPDRVTFAFDSAQLDAGARDTLRQQAGWIRAFPEVRFRVFGYADAPGTNAYNKRLGMRRAQAVVRFLSSQGISRSRLEAVTSFGETRLVINTQSRERRNRRAMTEVTGFVRNNQSVLDGKYAQIIYRDYVASAVAPTGLTHITGKDFQTDK